A stretch of DNA from Bacillota bacterium:
GCTTCTTGACCAGCTCTTCCTTTGTGTATCGGCCTGAGAAGGCGAGCCGCGCAAGGGGCACCGCCGGCACCCCGCCCGCCCGCTCAGGGCTGAAGGGCCCTTGTTCATTGGCGTTGTTCACGTCGATGATGCGTTCCCCTCGGCAGGCCGCGACTGATATCCCGCCGCCTAGATGGGCGACGACGTAGTTCGTTGATTTCGGATCTGCTCCCATCTCTCGCGAGGCCCGTCTCACGGCCGCCTTGATGTTCAGCGCGTGGCTCAAGCTGCGCCTGGGCAATTCCGGGACGCCAGACACCCTCGCCAACGGCTCGAACTCGTCGCACGACACCGGGTCAACTACAAAGGCCGGCACACCCCACCCGTCCGCTAAGAGCCGGGCGATGAGACCCCCGAGGTTCGAGGCGTGAGGGCCCTGCACCTGATTGCGCAGGTCCTCCAACATCCTCTCGTTGACCAGGTACGTTCCGCCGGCCACAGGACGAAGCAGGCCCCCTCGCGCCACGACCGCGGCTACGCTGGCCGGTTCCATCTCCTCCTCCCGGAGAACCTTCATGATCTCTGAAAGCCTGTATTGAAACTGGTCCATGATGCCGGGGAACGACGCGATGACCTCGTGGTCGTGAGAGAGCTTCCGCTCGAAGAGGGGGCCGGAGGGTGTGTACAGGGCGATCCTGGTCGCGGTTGAGCCGGGATTGATCACGAGCACCTGCAATGTCTCCACCTCGGTTCCGCCGTCAATCTCCGCCGTCAATCGGTCGGTGCGCCAACGCCCCACGCTATTTCCGCAGCAATTGTCATGCCATACCCATAGGATTCTGCCACTCCGTCCACACGCGAGCTGTGCGGGCTTCGAGCGCGGCGGTGCTCGTAATTGTGCAATTGCGTGCACTATCGCACCTGGGTACTGTGCAAGTATCTGCACAAAGTGTGCGTCCGGTGCGAGGACTCCTGAAGGGATTCGCCTTGACATGAAGAAAGACTTACTTGCCCAATCATAGTGCGCGCCCAAGTTCGGAGAGGCGGTGTGGGGCGGCTGTGTTGAGGCGGGCGGAGGACGAGGGACGTCCGGTTCAGACTCTCAGCTGCGCGCGGCACCGGGGATCAAGGTGAGACCCTAGTCATGAAGCTGCGGCACAAGTGAGGCGCCTCGTGCAGTAGATCCGGATCGAGAGAGGAGGCCTACAGGTGAACGTCTCCAAGTTGGCGGTCGTGGGCGCGGGGCAGATGGGGACCGGGATAGCGCAAGTGGCGGCAACAGCCGGGCTTTCCGTGGTGCTATTGGACGTCTCAGAGGATCTTGCGCGGCGAGGCTTGGCCGCAGTGGAGAAGGGGCTCGACCGCGCCATCGAGAAAGGCAAGCTGGCGCCGGAGGAGAAACGCGAGGTGCTCGCAAGGATCCAGGCCGGGGCTTGTCTCTCCCTCACGTCCGACGCGGACGTGGCCATAGAGGCGGTGTTTGAGCGAGTCGACGTAAAGGAAGACGTCCTCCGAAAGTTGGACGCGCTTCTCCCGCCGGCTGCCGTAATCGCCTCCAACACGTCCTCGATCTCCATCACGCGGCTCGCGTCGGCAACCAGACGGCCCGAGAACGTGGTCGGCATGCACTTCATGAACCCTGTTCCCGCCATGAAACTCGTGGAGATCATCTCAGGGGAGGCCACCTCGGACGAAACGCGCCGGGCCGCTTGGGAGCTCGCGGAGAGAATGGGCAAGGTCCCCGTGGCGGTTTCCGACTATCCCGGGTTCGTCGCGAACAGGCTGCTCATCCCGATGATAAACGAGGCGGCGTATTGTCTCATGGAGGGAGTCGCCTCCCGGGAAGACATCGACACTGTGATGAGACTCGGAATGAATCACCCAATGGGCCCGCTGGCCCTCGCCGACCTCATAGGGCTCGATACCTGTCTGCACATTATGGAAGTCCTCTACGAAGGCTTCAGAGACCCCAAGTTCAGGCCCTGCCCGCTGCTCCGCCGCATGGTTGACGCGGGTCACCTGGGCAGGAAGGTCGGAAAGGGCTTCTACACGTACTGATCACGAGTGCCGATCACCCAAGTGGATCAACGGACAGCCACGGGAAGCGACGCCGACCTCTCATATCACCAGCTGAGGAAGGGATTACATGGGGCGACCTGAACGGTTCCGTCTGTCCAACAGAGAACTCGAAGTCATCCTGAACTCCACGCACGACGGCATGATCGCCGTTGACCGCCGGGGGCTCATTACCATATTCAATGCCGCTGCCGCGCGTATCACCGGGCTCGATCCAGCCGACATGATAGGCAAGCGAGCTCAAAATGTGATCCCCAACACCCGGCTCCACATCGTGCTCGAGAGCGGTCAGGCAGAACTCAACCAACAGCAGGTGTTGGGCGGGGTGAAGATCATCACCAACCGAGTGCCGGTGCGCAACTCGGAAGGTCACGTCATAGGAGCGGTCGCGGTTTTCAGAGACATCAGTGAGGTGATCGCCCTCGCGGAGGAGATCACCAACCTCCGCCAGATCCAAGGCCTTCTCGAAGCCATCATCAACTCCACTCAGGACGCCATATCCGTGGTGGACGAAAACGGGAACGGGCTCCTCATCAACCCGGCGTACACGAGACTCACCGGCCTCACCGAAGAGGACGTCATCGGCAAGCCGGCCACCACCGACATCGCCGAGGGCGAGAGCATGCACATGAAGGTGCTTCGCACTCGGCTCCCCGTGCGGGGAGCCCGCATGAAGGTGGGTCCAAGGAGGAAGGAAGTCATAGTCCACGCGGCGCCGCTGATCGTTGGTGACGAGCTACGGGGCAGCGTCGCCGTGATCCACGACACATCGGAGATCAGGCGGCTCACCGAGGAACTCGACAGGGCCAAGACGTTGATCAGGCGGCTTGAGGCCAAGTACACGTTTGACGACATAGTTGGGGTGAGCCCCAAGATGGCACGAGCCATAGAACAGGCTAGGCGTGTCGCGGCGACGCCCGTGACCGTCCTCCTCAGGGGAGAGAGCGGGACCGGAAAGGAGCTGTTCGCGCACGCCATCCACAACGCGAGCGATCGGTCGCACGGTCAGTTCATCAGGGTAAACTGCACGGCCATAGTGGATACGCTCCTCGAGTCCGAGCTGTTCGGCTACGAAGAGGGCGCTTTCACCGGAGCGAGAAGGGGCGGCAAGCGCGGGCTCTTCGAGGAAGCGAACGGCGGGACGATCTTCTTGGATGAGGTTGGGGCGACCAACCTCGCTCTTCAAGCGAAGCTGCTCCGAGTCCTTCAGGAAAAGGAGATCGTGAGGGTTGGGGACACGAGGCCCATACCGGTGGACGTAAGGGTCATAGCTGCCACCAATACCGATCTTGAGAGAGCGGTCAGAGAGGGGCGGATGAGGGAGGACTTGTACTACCGACTGAACGTGGTCCCGATCTTCATCCCACCGCTGAGGGAACGCATAGAGGACATACCCGTCCTGTGCCATAGTCTGATACGCCGGTTCAACCAAGCGTACGGGCGCAACGTGACCCGCGTTTCCGATGAGGCGCTCGACATTCTCATAGAGTATGACTGGCCCGGCAACGTCAGGGAATTGGAGAACGTTCTCAGCCGAGCCATCATCAGCATGCACTACAGCGAGATCGAGATCCTGCCAGGCCATCTGCCTGCCCTGGGCAAGTCCCAACAGTGGCCTCAGATCGTACAAGGGGACGCGTCCAACGAGGCGGGGAGAGGAGAGAAGCGACCCGTCCAAGGCGTTCCCAGGCTGCGAGAGACCGTCGAGCGCGCCGAAAGACGCGCCATCCTCCGCGCGCTCGAGGCGGCAGGCGGCAATAAGACCGCCGCTGCGAAACTCCTCGGAATAGGTTTGAGAAGCCTCTACTACAAGATCAGGCGATATGGGATCTCATGACCGTCAGACTTGGGGCACAACGGGTGCGTCGCCCCATGAGCAGCCCTGCGGGCGGGGCGCCCGAGACACGTGTGGGTCGCGGCTCCGACGCCCGCCACCTATCTTCGACCTATCTTCCGACCTATCTTCGGCGCCTATAGTCTCCATGCTGATCGTGTCGGCCCGGCACGCCTTGGCGATGTGCGCCCTGGCGGCGCCCAGCCTCCAGAGCACTATCCCTCGGGAGCACCTCCTTGCGGGATAGGTTTATCCTGCCCTGCCTATCTATCTCGGTGACTTTGACCTCGACCGTGTCACCCACCTTGACGACATCCTCCACCCTGGGCACCCGTGTGTGAGCCAGTTCGGAGATGTGCACAAGGCCCTCCTTGCCGGGCAGGATCTCCACGAACGCGCCGAAGTTCATTATCCGAGTGACTGTGCCCGTATAAACCTTGCCGACCTCGACCTCAGCGGTGAGATCCTCTATCATCTTCCTGGCCTTCGCGCCAGCGCTTTCGTCGACGGCCGCGATGAAGACCCTGCCGTCATCCTCTATATCGATCTTCGCTCCGGTCTCGTCGATGATGTGCCTTATTATCTTGCCGCCGGGGCCGATGACGTCGCGGATCTTCTCTGGATCGATGGTCATCCGGATTATCCTCGGAGCGTATGGCGAGAGCTCCTTGCGCGGCTCGGGGATGACCTCGAGCATCTTCCCGAGGATGAACAGTCTTCCCTCCCTGGCTTGAGCGAGGGCCTTCTCGAGGATGTCTCTGGTTATCCCCGGGATCTTGATGTCCATCTGAATGGCCGTGACGCCGCGGTCCGTTCCCGCGACCTTGAAATCCATATCGCCGAGGGCATCCTCGATCCCCTGGATGTCAGAGAGCACGACGACCCTGTCGGCCTCCTTGACAAGACCCATGGCTATCCCCGCGACCGGCCTCTTGATGGGGACGCCGGCGTCCATGAGCGCAAGGGTGGACCCGCACACGCTCGCCTGGGACGTGGAGCCATTCGACTCGAGCACCTCGGACACGAGCCGGATCGTGTATGGGAAAGCCTCCTCGTCAGGAATCATCGCCGCAAGCGCGCGTTCTGCGAGCGCCCCATGACCTATCTCGCGCCGACCAGGGCCCCTCATCGGCCGCACCTCGCCCACGCTGTAAGGCGGGAAGTTGTAATGATGCATGTACCGCTTGGACTCTTCCTCACCCAGACCGTCGAGGAGTTGCTCTTCCCCGATGGCTCCCAACGTTACGCTTGTAAGCACCTGCGTCTGACCACGGGTGAAAAGGCCGGAACCGTGTACCCTCGGAAGGACTCCCACCTCACAGGAGATTGGCCGGATCTCATCAACCCTTCTCCCGTCAGGTCGATAGCCCTCTTCGAGGATCATCTTCCTGACCTCTTCCTTGACTATCTTGTCAAGGACCATGGTGATGTCTTTCTCATACAAAGAGAACTCGTCGCCGAGGGTCTCCCGCATCTCCTCGACTACCGTCATCTTGGCAGCGTCGGTGCGTTCTTCGCGGGCAAGCTTGTCCTCGCTTTTCAGAGCGTCGCGGAGATCTGATGTGGCCCGTTCCCTCACCTTCGCTTCGATAGTGGGATCCGGCCTATACAGAGTCACTTCGCGCTTGGGCTTGCCGCACATGGCGGTGAGCCCCTCAATGAACTCGACGATCCCACGGATCGCCTCGTGGCCGAAGGATATGGCCTCGAGGATCACCTCTTCAGGGACTTCGCTCGCGCCAGCCTCTACCATGAGGATGGCGTCTTTCGTTCCCGCGACCACAAGGGAGAGATCGCTCTTGAGGGACTGTTCGAGGCTCGGGTTGATGACTAGCTGGCCATCGATTCTTCCGACCCTTACTCCACCGACGGGTCCACGAAACGGAATGTCGGATATGCTGAGGGCGGCGGACGCGCCAATCATCGCTGTGACGTCCGGTTCACAATCCTGCTCAACCGACAGCACAGTACACACCACTTGCACGTCGTGCCTGAACCCCTCGGGAAAGAGCGGCCTTATCGGCCTATCTATCATGCGGGCCGACAGGGTGGCGACTTCAGAAGGTCTCCCTTCCCTCTTTATCCACCCACCAGGGATCTTGCCCACAGCGTAGAGCCTTTCCTCGTAATCTACCAGAAGCGGGAAGAAATCGATGCCTTCTCGCGGCTCCTTCGACATGCACGCCGTGACCAACACCACAGTGTCGCCGTACCTGACCAGTACCGACCCGTTGGCCTGTTTCGCGACCTTCCCGACCTCAAGCGAAAGTCTCCTCCCGCCCAGAATCATGTCCAGGCAGTGGTGTTCCATTACAAATCCTGCCTCCTCGAGCTAGCGCTGTTACTTTCTGAGGCCGAGTCGATCGATGATGGCGCGATACCTTTCGATATCCTTCTCCTTGAGGTAGTTGAGGAGATTGCGCCTCTGACCGACCATCTTGAGCAGCCCGCGTCGCGAGTGATGGTCCTTCCGATGTTCCTTTAGGTGCTCGGTGAGACTGTTGATCCTCTCAGTGAGGATCGCTATCTGCACCTCTGGTGAACCAGTGTCATTCTCGTGAAGTCTGTACTTCTCAATGATCGCTTGCTTTTCGCCGGCGGGTAGAGCCACGCCGTTCCACCTCCTTGAACCCTATCCCCCCATCGCCAAGAAACCCGCCGGAGGTGCGAGGCATCCTAGCGCTGGGTTCATCTGTCGCTGCGGCGGAATCGGGACTTCCGCCACGCACCAATTCTATCATACAACCTATCCGTTGTAAACGACGCCGCCCTCAGCGCTCCGACGCTCCGCGCTCCGCCGTTCCGGCGGGCCGCCCACAGTCGCCCTCACGATTCCGTCGTTCGCTCGGGCTGAGCCGTGCCCGACTCTCCGGCGGCCGCTCCCATCCCACATTCAGTATGCCCCGCGAGGCGAGTGGCGAACACCATTTCAGCGTTCTTGACGTCGTCCGCTATCTGGGACGCGAGTGCCGAAGCGGAACTGAACCTCAACTCATCGCGAAGCCTCTTCACGAACGACACTCTCATGGTCTCACCGTATATGTCGCCTGCGAAGTCGATGGCGAACACCTCTAGGCGGGGAACCTTGCCATCAAACGTCGGCCTAACGCCCACGTTAGCCACTGCGCGGAGTTCCTTCCCGCAAACGCCCGCGATCACCGCATAGACGCCGCTTGCCGGCACAGCCAATTCCGAGCTTACCTGCACGTTTGCCGTGGGATACCCGAGCGTTCGCCCGCGCCCCTCGCCCGGGACCACCGTTCCCTTCAGAGAGAATGGCCTGCCGAGCATCGCCCACGCTCCGACCACGTCCCCACGCGAAAGACGCGCCCGGATCTCCGTGCTTCCCACGGGAACCCCACCGACCGTGACGGGCTCCGCGATCTCCACCTCGAAGCCGTGCTTCCTGCCCAGTTCCGCCAGGACCGGGGCGGTACCGCTCGCGCTCCGTCCGAAAGTGTAGTTGAAGCCAACCACCGCTTTGGCAGCCCGCAGGCCGTCTACCAGCACCTCGCGCGCGAATTGCTCCGGTGTCGCACTGGCGAAGGCCTCGTCGAAGCGTGCTACCACTGCAACTTCGATCCCCATCGCCTCTATGAGCGCGAGTTTGTCCTCGATGTCTGTGAGCTGCGCGGGGGCTGCCTGCGGCCGGATGACCCGGAGAGGGTGCCTGTCGAAGGTGAAAGCCACGGCACGTGCCTCGTAACGCTTCGCGCAAGCGACGCATCTTCTGAGTATCTCCTGGTGCCCCAGGTGCACGCCATCAAACGTCCCCAGACAGATCACTGACCTTGCCACGTCTGCGATGTCGATCCGTGCCACATCACTTATGACTTTCACGCGGAACCTCCCATCCCCAGCATCGCATGACCAAGCGTTATCCGACGAACATCCTGAGAGGGCGAAGACGCATCCGCCCTTCGGCGGCTCCCTCGGCTCGTGCCACGCCGAGAAGCTCTCCGGTGTCACTGTGAACCCTCACGAGGTCCTCCAGGCGCTCCGAAAAGGGCCCGCCGCCCGCGAAAGTCGGATCATCGTCTGCCGGCAGGGTGCCCCGAACGCACGTGCCTGCGGGAACCTCGACCGGCGCGCCGCAGGCTATCCTCCTGGCGTCCTCGCCGGTCACGACCACAGCCGGCAGATGGGACAACCCCGCTGAGATGGGCAGCACCAGATCTCGAATACGTCCGTCCTTCGCAGCAGCTGCTATCTCATCCAGATCGTGCGCGCTTGACAGGAGAAACGGCCCCGCGCGCGTCCTGACGAGAGAACCCAGGTGCGCGCCGCACCCCAGCGACTCACCCACGTCCGCCGCGAGCTGGCGGATGTATGTCCCCGATGAACAGACCACGTCCACCGATATTCTGCTCCCGGGGACGATCGGTCCGTCGGGCCACGATTCCACATCGGCGCGGTATATCGTGACGCGCCTCGGTTCGCGCTCAACCTCGATACCCTCTCGTGCGAGCTCGTACAGGCGACGTCCTTCGTGATGGACCGCGGAAACCATCGGGGGCACTTGAAGGATCTCCCCCTCGTACCCCTTGAGCACCTCACGAAAGAGCTGCTCCGAGACTTTCACCTCTTCCGCCACGCGGACCACTCGCCCCGAAGCGTCGTGAGTATCGGTCACCACGCCCAGCACGATCTCAGCT
This window harbors:
- the buk gene encoding butyrate kinase codes for the protein METLQVLVINPGSTATRIALYTPSGPLFERKLSHDHEVIASFPGIMDQFQYRLSEIMKVLREEEMEPASVAAVVARGGLLRPVAGGTYLVNERMLEDLRNQVQGPHASNLGGLIARLLADGWGVPAFVVDPVSCDEFEPLARVSGVPELPRRSLSHALNIKAAVRRASREMGADPKSTNYVVAHLGGGISVAACRGERIIDVNNANEQGPFSPERAGGVPAVPLARLAFSGRYTKEELVKKLVGRGGLMAYLGTSDAVEVERRISQGDERARLAYEAMAYQVAKEIGAMACVLRGEVRAVLITGGLANAARLVDMIRTRVQFVAEVKVYPGEEEMEALAMGAFRVLLGEEEAKVYV
- a CDS encoding 3-hydroxybutyryl-CoA dehydrogenase, producing the protein MNVSKLAVVGAGQMGTGIAQVAATAGLSVVLLDVSEDLARRGLAAVEKGLDRAIEKGKLAPEEKREVLARIQAGACLSLTSDADVAIEAVFERVDVKEDVLRKLDALLPPAAVIASNTSSISITRLASATRRPENVVGMHFMNPVPAMKLVEIISGEATSDETRRAAWELAERMGKVPVAVSDYPGFVANRLLIPMINEAAYCLMEGVASREDIDTVMRLGMNHPMGPLALADLIGLDTCLHIMEVLYEGFRDPKFRPCPLLRRMVDAGHLGRKVGKGFYTY
- a CDS encoding sigma-54-dependent Fis family transcriptional regulator, which codes for MGRPERFRLSNRELEVILNSTHDGMIAVDRRGLITIFNAAAARITGLDPADMIGKRAQNVIPNTRLHIVLESGQAELNQQQVLGGVKIITNRVPVRNSEGHVIGAVAVFRDISEVIALAEEITNLRQIQGLLEAIINSTQDAISVVDENGNGLLINPAYTRLTGLTEEDVIGKPATTDIAEGESMHMKVLRTRLPVRGARMKVGPRRKEVIVHAAPLIVGDELRGSVAVIHDTSEIRRLTEELDRAKTLIRRLEAKYTFDDIVGVSPKMARAIEQARRVAATPVTVLLRGESGTGKELFAHAIHNASDRSHGQFIRVNCTAIVDTLLESELFGYEEGAFTGARRGGKRGLFEEANGGTIFLDEVGATNLALQAKLLRVLQEKEIVRVGDTRPIPVDVRVIAATNTDLERAVREGRMREDLYYRLNVVPIFIPPLRERIEDIPVLCHSLIRRFNQAYGRNVTRVSDEALDILIEYDWPGNVRELENVLSRAIISMHYSEIEILPGHLPALGKSQQWPQIVQGDASNEAGRGEKRPVQGVPRLRETVERAERRAILRALEAAGGNKTAAAKLLGIGLRSLYYKIRRYGIS
- the pnp gene encoding polyribonucleotide nucleotidyltransferase — its product is MEHHCLDMILGGRRLSLEVGKVAKQANGSVLVRYGDTVVLVTACMSKEPREGIDFFPLLVDYEERLYAVGKIPGGWIKREGRPSEVATLSARMIDRPIRPLFPEGFRHDVQVVCTVLSVEQDCEPDVTAMIGASAALSISDIPFRGPVGGVRVGRIDGQLVINPSLEQSLKSDLSLVVAGTKDAILMVEAGASEVPEEVILEAISFGHEAIRGIVEFIEGLTAMCGKPKREVTLYRPDPTIEAKVRERATSDLRDALKSEDKLAREERTDAAKMTVVEEMRETLGDEFSLYEKDITMVLDKIVKEEVRKMILEEGYRPDGRRVDEIRPISCEVGVLPRVHGSGLFTRGQTQVLTSVTLGAIGEEQLLDGLGEEESKRYMHHYNFPPYSVGEVRPMRGPGRREIGHGALAERALAAMIPDEEAFPYTIRLVSEVLESNGSTSQASVCGSTLALMDAGVPIKRPVAGIAMGLVKEADRVVVLSDIQGIEDALGDMDFKVAGTDRGVTAIQMDIKIPGITRDILEKALAQAREGRLFILGKMLEVIPEPRKELSPYAPRIIRMTIDPEKIRDVIGPGGKIIRHIIDETGAKIDIEDDGRVFIAAVDESAGAKARKMIEDLTAEVEVGKVYTGTVTRIMNFGAFVEILPGKEGLVHISELAHTRVPRVEDVVKVGDTVEVKVTEIDRQGRINLSRKEVLPRDSALEAGRRQGAHRQGVPGRHDQHGDYRRRR
- the rpsO gene encoding 30S ribosomal protein S15, which gives rise to MALPAGEKQAIIEKYRLHENDTGSPEVQIAILTERINSLTEHLKEHRKDHHSRRGLLKMVGQRRNLLNYLKEKDIERYRAIIDRLGLRK
- a CDS encoding bifunctional riboflavin kinase/FAD synthetase; amino-acid sequence: MKVISDVARIDIADVARSVICLGTFDGVHLGHQEILRRCVACAKRYEARAVAFTFDRHPLRVIRPQAAPAQLTDIEDKLALIEAMGIEVAVVARFDEAFASATPEQFAREVLVDGLRAAKAVVGFNYTFGRSASGTAPVLAELGRKHGFEVEIAEPVTVGGVPVGSTEIRARLSRGDVVGAWAMLGRPFSLKGTVVPGEGRGRTLGYPTANVQVSSELAVPASGVYAVIAGVCGKELRAVANVGVRPTFDGKVPRLEVFAIDFAGDIYGETMRVSFVKRLRDELRFSSASALASQIADDVKNAEMVFATRLAGHTECGMGAAAGESGTAQPERTTES
- the truB gene encoding tRNA pseudouridine(55) synthase TruB; this encodes MACGERIDGILVVAKPSGMTSHDVVARVRRMTGEKRVGHAGTLDPDASGVLVVLMGRATSAMRFMLELSKAYRAEIVLGVVTDTHDASGRVVRVAEEVKVSEQLFREVLKGYEGEILQVPPMVSAVHHEGRRLYELAREGIEVEREPRRVTIYRADVESWPDGPIVPGSRISVDVVCSSGTYIRQLAADVGESLGCGAHLGSLVRTRAGPFLLSSAHDLDEIAAAAKDGRIRDLVLPISAGLSHLPAVVVTGEDARRIACGAPVEVPAGTCVRGTLPADDDPTFAGGGPFSERLEDLVRVHSDTGELLGVARAEGAAEGRMRLRPLRMFVG